In Saccharomonospora marina XMU15, one genomic interval encodes:
- a CDS encoding crotonase/enoyl-CoA hydratase family protein, which produces MSAPLRTETSDGVRSIVLSRPDEYNTITPQLRDALSTAIDEADADPDVRVMLLRAEGPAFCAGYGLDWSTELQAREHSSDRVWDSVADMRLLSTFVDTYLKLWYAAKPTIAAVHGWCIAGGTDMVLCADIVVAADNAVFGYPPSRVWGTPTTAMWVYRLGFERAKRYLLTGDEIPARTAADIGLVLECVPQEQLLDHAFGLAKRMAMVPANQLQMLKLLCNQPAENMGLASSRTLGTLFDGVARHTQEGRDFVRRASEAGIRQAVRERDDPFGDYGSRPRAQ; this is translated from the coding sequence GTGAGCGCCCCGCTGCGCACCGAGACCTCCGACGGGGTCCGCTCGATCGTGCTCAGCAGGCCCGACGAGTACAACACCATCACCCCGCAACTGCGTGACGCGTTGAGCACCGCGATCGACGAGGCCGACGCCGACCCGGACGTGCGGGTGATGCTGCTGCGTGCCGAGGGGCCCGCGTTCTGCGCGGGCTACGGGCTGGACTGGTCGACCGAGTTGCAGGCGCGGGAGCACAGCAGCGACCGCGTCTGGGACTCGGTGGCCGACATGCGCCTGCTGTCCACGTTCGTCGACACCTACCTGAAGCTGTGGTACGCGGCCAAACCCACCATCGCCGCCGTGCACGGGTGGTGCATCGCGGGCGGCACCGACATGGTGCTGTGCGCCGACATCGTGGTGGCGGCCGACAATGCGGTGTTCGGCTACCCGCCCTCGCGGGTGTGGGGAACACCGACCACGGCCATGTGGGTCTACCGGCTGGGTTTCGAGCGGGCGAAGCGTTACCTGCTCACCGGCGACGAGATCCCGGCCCGCACTGCGGCCGACATCGGGCTGGTGCTGGAGTGCGTGCCACAGGAGCAGTTGCTCGACCACGCGTTCGGGCTCGCCAAGCGGATGGCCATGGTGCCGGCCAACCAACTGCAAATGCTGAAACTGCTGTGCAACCAACCGGCCGAGAACATGGGGCTTGCCTCCTCGCGCACGCTGGGCACGCTTTTCGACGGCGTCGCTCGGCACACCCAGGAGGGCCGCGACTTCGTCCGGCGAGCGTCCGAGGCCGGGATCCGGCAGGCGGTGCGCGAGCGCGACGACCCCTTCGGCGACTACGGCTCCCGGCCGCGCGCTCAGTAA
- a CDS encoding CAP domain-containing protein, translating to MQSLLVMVSVLVGVAAAAGSHLLWMRPSDATTQSAQPGEREPGAYDSALRRTVESRKATTPAPTTEPATTESSAPETTQAEPTTTTTRRPPSPSPSTTSTSSPEPTTDRPAEPADAVAEVVALVNQERARAGCAAVHVDSSLATAAQRHSDDMARRDYLSHTSPDGVRFDERIEEAGYSSPAAENIAMGLSSADAVMDAWMASDGHRGNILNCDITAIGVGLNASGWYWTQTFGY from the coding sequence ATGCAATCACTGCTGGTGATGGTGAGCGTGCTCGTGGGGGTCGCGGCAGCGGCGGGCAGTCACCTGCTGTGGATGCGGCCGAGCGACGCCACCACCCAGTCCGCGCAGCCAGGCGAGCGGGAACCCGGCGCCTACGACAGCGCGCTTCGCAGGACGGTCGAGAGCCGAAAGGCAACCACGCCCGCGCCGACCACCGAACCGGCCACCACCGAGAGCAGCGCGCCGGAAACCACCCAGGCCGAGCCGACCACCACCACGACCCGTCGGCCGCCCTCCCCGTCGCCGAGCACGACCAGCACATCCTCGCCCGAACCGACGACGGATCGACCTGCCGAGCCTGCCGACGCGGTCGCCGAGGTGGTCGCGTTGGTGAACCAGGAACGCGCGCGGGCCGGCTGCGCAGCCGTGCACGTCGACAGCAGCCTGGCCACCGCGGCCCAGCGACACAGCGACGACATGGCTCGCCGTGACTACCTTTCGCACACGTCCCCGGACGGCGTCCGGTTCGACGAGCGCATCGAGGAGGCCGGGTACTCCAGCCCGGCCGCGGAGAACATCGCGATGGGGCTTTCCAGCGCGGACGCGGTCATGGACGCCTGGATGGCCTCCGACGGTCATCGAGGCAACATCCTCAACTGCGACATCACCGCGATCGGTGTCGGGCTGAACGCCTCCGGCTGGTACTGGACGCAGACCTTCGGTTACTGA
- the dcd gene encoding dCTP deaminase, whose protein sequence is MLLSDRDLRKALDSGRLGVDPFDPAMVQPSSIDVRLDRFFRVFDNSKYTHIDPKLRQDELTSLVEKDGEDAFVLHPGEFVLASTFEIVTLPDDLAGRLEGKSSLGRLGLLTHSTAGFIDPGFTGHITLELSNVANLPITLWPGMKIGQLCLFQLSSAAEFPYGSAQVGSRYQGQRGPTPSRAYRNFDRVDTRR, encoded by the coding sequence GTGCTGCTGAGTGACCGCGACCTGCGCAAAGCGCTCGATTCCGGACGGCTGGGAGTCGACCCGTTCGACCCCGCGATGGTGCAACCGTCCAGCATCGACGTGCGGCTGGATCGCTTCTTCCGCGTTTTCGACAACAGCAAGTACACCCACATCGACCCGAAGCTGCGGCAGGACGAGCTCACGTCGCTGGTGGAGAAGGACGGCGAGGACGCATTCGTCCTCCATCCCGGCGAGTTCGTGCTCGCATCGACGTTCGAGATCGTCACCCTTCCCGACGACCTGGCGGGCAGACTCGAAGGCAAGTCGTCGCTGGGTCGGCTCGGGCTGCTCACACACTCCACGGCGGGCTTCATCGATCCCGGCTTCACCGGCCACATCACACTCGAACTGTCGAACGTGGCGAACCTGCCCATCACACTGTGGCCGGGGATGAAGATCGGCCAACTCTGCCTGTTCCAGCTCTCCAGTGCCGCCGAGTTCCCCTACGGCTCGGCGCAGGTGGGGTCGCGGTACCAGGGTCAGCGTGGCCCCACACCGAGCAGGGCGTACCGCAACTTCGACCGCGTCGATACCCGCAGGTAG
- a CDS encoding oxygenase MpaB family protein — translation MKADDRLPDPELLRQGGFRLATRLFAPGDIRGTEPQLRRLREFAQEEDPLADAVVAMFRASRGKGRALFEQALEHGIDSVDNPPPELKAFFRAVEATPYWVDPDRVERGARAITRTGLLGLFPLGDMSLMGGYLAARATKPLVGTGNIEYAASKRLVETGIWWIDVTTPGALRAGERGYASALRVRLVHAHVRAAMNRREDWDYEAWDRPVNQVQTAGTLLLFSLVYVLGMQLLGVRYSAAERADILHLWRYVGWLMGIREELLPATEEDSWRLLWLLAATEFIPDEDSKRLAAALLRSHAEVGAGRGAIGKVLAHVSVRVHSSISRLTLGKQNADYLELPNDPIAQGAVLAAAATNFAAETVRRWVPGATTVQERVGAIGRRRYAEQLGKLFRADRSYARHMRTEGKPAA, via the coding sequence ATGAAGGCCGACGACCGGCTGCCGGACCCGGAGTTGCTGCGCCAGGGCGGCTTCCGGCTCGCCACCAGGCTGTTCGCTCCTGGCGACATTCGCGGTACCGAGCCCCAGTTGCGGCGGCTACGCGAGTTCGCGCAGGAGGAGGACCCGCTGGCCGATGCCGTCGTCGCCATGTTCCGCGCGAGCCGGGGCAAGGGCCGTGCCCTGTTCGAGCAGGCGCTTGAACACGGCATCGACAGCGTCGACAACCCGCCCCCGGAGTTGAAGGCTTTCTTCCGCGCGGTGGAGGCCACGCCGTACTGGGTGGACCCCGACCGTGTCGAACGCGGGGCTCGCGCCATCACTCGCACAGGTTTGTTGGGTCTGTTCCCGCTCGGGGACATGTCACTGATGGGCGGCTACCTGGCGGCTCGCGCGACGAAGCCGCTGGTCGGCACGGGCAACATCGAGTACGCGGCGAGCAAGCGGCTGGTGGAGACCGGGATCTGGTGGATCGACGTCACCACCCCGGGCGCTCTTCGCGCGGGCGAGCGTGGCTATGCCTCCGCACTGCGAGTGCGATTGGTGCACGCCCACGTCCGCGCCGCGATGAACCGGCGCGAGGACTGGGACTACGAAGCCTGGGACCGCCCGGTCAACCAGGTGCAAACGGCGGGCACGCTGCTGCTGTTCTCGCTGGTCTACGTGCTGGGTATGCAATTGCTGGGCGTACGCTACAGCGCGGCCGAACGCGCCGACATCCTGCATCTGTGGCGCTACGTCGGCTGGCTGATGGGCATCCGCGAGGAGTTGCTTCCCGCCACGGAAGAAGACTCCTGGCGCCTGCTCTGGCTGCTCGCGGCCACCGAGTTCATCCCCGACGAGGACTCCAAGCGGCTCGCCGCCGCGCTGTTGCGTTCACACGCCGAGGTCGGAGCGGGCCGCGGCGCGATCGGCAAGGTGCTCGCCCACGTCTCCGTCCGCGTGCACTCCTCCATCAGCAGGCTCACGCTGGGCAAGCAGAACGCCGACTACCTCGAGCTGCCCAACGATCCCATCGCGCAGGGCGCCGTGCTCGCGGCGGCGGCGACCAACTTCGCCGCCGAGACCGTCCGCAGGTGGGTGCCGGGCGCCACCACGGTGCAGGAACGCGTCGGAGCGATAGGGCGGCGCCGTTACGCCGAGCAGCTGGGCAAACTGTTTCGCGCCGACCGCAGCTACGCCAGGCACATGCGCACCGAGGGAAAGCCCGCCGCCTGA
- a CDS encoding type II toxin-antitoxin system VapC family toxin: MVLPEPLLVEIGYMLGSRGGAAAEADFLRDIADGLYVVESMILTDIARAADLVDNYADLPLGTADACVVALAERLGVTRVATLDTRHFSVVRPRHVASFTLLP, from the coding sequence TTGGTTCTGCCGGAACCCTTGTTGGTCGAGATCGGCTACATGCTGGGGTCTCGTGGCGGCGCAGCGGCGGAAGCGGATTTTCTGCGCGACATCGCGGACGGCCTTTACGTCGTGGAGTCCATGATCTTGACCGACATCGCACGTGCTGCGGATCTGGTCGACAACTATGCCGACCTCCCGCTTGGAACGGCCGATGCCTGCGTCGTAGCGCTGGCGGAACGCCTCGGCGTGACACGGGTGGCAACGCTGGACACCAGGCATTTCTCCGTTGTACGGCCACGCCACGTCGCTTCATTCACGCTGCTGCCCTGA
- a CDS encoding type VII secretion target translates to MGFEAVIDAISESGKAAGRVADAVRSVDPAGALPGGDAGMPGSRSADLLAALRNHWKGKGKGTAQALDQHAESLATAAQRYRSNDDAAEADSSAAATPTG, encoded by the coding sequence ATGGGGTTCGAGGCGGTGATCGACGCGATCTCCGAAAGCGGCAAGGCTGCCGGGCGCGTCGCCGACGCTGTTCGAAGCGTCGATCCGGCGGGGGCGCTTCCCGGAGGGGACGCGGGCATGCCGGGTTCTCGCAGCGCCGACCTGCTGGCTGCGCTGCGAAACCACTGGAAGGGCAAGGGAAAGGGCACCGCACAAGCTCTCGACCAGCATGCCGAGAGCCTCGCGACTGCCGCGCAGCGCTATCGCAGCAACGATGACGCAGCCGAGGCCGACAGCTCCGCCGCCGCAACCCCGACCGGCTGA
- a CDS encoding alpha/beta hydrolase, with protein sequence MITWGNVRQWNGNPLADAVGPLNREYNELISAGEDLRASNAPDGWSGPAATAAAEKGNEIIDGLEEWAAEIAAARRATGAVGDAINGIKNGVREAEELARAHNFGIREDGSVFDNGPPPGTSAGQQKAVADERRAVASELKARVEQVLRSATDVDSDFCKVLERVLVRRTIDAGAYDNESTSLSAADNAGAALGSLSIPTPPAADASPAQNAAWWASLSEAQRQRFTNDYPQLVGNRDGVSAKYRDLANRHLLEQSKHKLETQLAAAKENNPWYKDIVGLENAEIGELEAKLASVNELDALLNDPARPDRHLLELDLSKTRAEAAVANGDVDTADHVAVFTPGFTSTVDGSIDKYDQNMADLRAKSEHLAHRGGNPDASVATVTYLGYQAPQADLGMLSPGQSVANDTAAREGGQELNSFLNGIDASRGDNPPHLTSLGHSYGSLTSGYALQGGTGVDDAVVFGSPGLGTEDASDLKVPDGHVLSLEANKDPVADIGRSGHLGEDPSAMPGMGHGETEAVPKERSPTGQDLRGVEGHSGYFTPDSTSQHNMAAVIAGQHDQVVHGNNTDIGDDAGQAGRDIASGVKTGVEDTWKTITGWF encoded by the coding sequence ATGATCACCTGGGGGAACGTCAGGCAATGGAACGGCAACCCGCTCGCCGACGCTGTCGGTCCGCTCAACCGGGAGTACAACGAACTGATCAGCGCGGGTGAGGACCTGCGCGCGAGCAACGCGCCGGACGGCTGGTCGGGTCCTGCCGCCACTGCGGCCGCCGAGAAGGGCAACGAGATCATCGATGGTCTCGAAGAATGGGCAGCCGAAATCGCTGCAGCGCGGCGTGCGACCGGTGCCGTTGGCGACGCCATCAACGGGATCAAGAACGGTGTCCGCGAGGCTGAGGAGTTGGCACGGGCACACAACTTCGGCATCCGCGAGGATGGCTCGGTCTTCGACAACGGACCGCCACCCGGCACATCGGCAGGGCAGCAGAAGGCGGTAGCCGATGAGCGTCGTGCTGTGGCTTCGGAGCTGAAAGCACGGGTCGAGCAGGTGTTGCGCAGCGCCACCGACGTCGATTCGGACTTCTGCAAGGTCCTCGAGCGAGTCCTGGTGCGACGCACGATCGACGCCGGTGCCTACGACAACGAGTCGACTTCGCTCTCCGCCGCGGACAACGCGGGTGCCGCACTTGGCTCGCTCAGTATCCCGACGCCACCAGCCGCCGACGCAAGCCCCGCCCAGAACGCCGCATGGTGGGCCAGCCTGTCCGAGGCGCAACGGCAGCGCTTCACCAACGACTACCCGCAACTGGTCGGCAACCGCGACGGTGTGTCCGCGAAGTACCGCGACCTTGCCAACCGCCACCTCCTCGAGCAGAGCAAGCACAAGCTTGAGACACAGCTGGCCGCCGCCAAGGAGAACAATCCCTGGTACAAGGACATCGTCGGCCTTGAGAACGCCGAGATCGGTGAGCTGGAGGCGAAGCTGGCGTCGGTGAACGAACTCGACGCGCTGCTGAACGACCCTGCTCGCCCGGACCGCCACCTGCTCGAACTGGACCTTTCGAAAACACGTGCGGAAGCAGCAGTCGCGAACGGGGATGTCGACACCGCCGATCACGTAGCGGTGTTCACTCCGGGATTTACGTCGACGGTCGACGGGAGTATCGACAAGTACGACCAGAACATGGCTGACCTGAGAGCGAAGTCCGAGCACCTGGCACATCGAGGTGGCAATCCGGACGCGAGTGTCGCGACGGTGACCTACCTCGGATACCAAGCGCCCCAGGCCGATCTGGGGATGCTCTCACCGGGCCAGAGCGTCGCCAACGATACCGCCGCACGTGAAGGCGGGCAGGAACTGAACTCGTTCTTGAACGGAATCGATGCCAGCCGAGGTGACAACCCGCCGCACCTCACTTCGCTTGGCCACTCTTACGGATCCTTGACCTCGGGATACGCGTTGCAGGGCGGGACCGGGGTGGACGATGCCGTCGTGTTCGGCTCCCCCGGCCTCGGCACTGAAGATGCCTCCGACCTGAAGGTGCCGGACGGACACGTGCTTTCGTTGGAGGCCAACAAGGATCCCGTCGCGGACATCGGGAGAAGTGGTCACCTCGGCGAGGACCCGAGCGCGATGCCTGGGATGGGGCACGGAGAGACGGAAGCCGTTCCCAAGGAGCGGTCGCCGACCGGACAGGATCTTCGGGGAGTCGAGGGCCATAGCGGTTACTTCACGCCGGACAGCACCAGCCAGCACAACATGGCGGCTGTGATCGCAGGACAGCATGACCAGGTAGTCCATGGGAACAACACCGACATCGGCGATGATGCAGGCCAGGCAGGTCGGGACATCGCTTCGGGCGTCAAGACGGGAGTCGAGGACACATGGAAGACCATCACCGGATGGTTCTGA